A window from Pseudomonadota bacterium encodes these proteins:
- a CDS encoding beta-phosphoglucomutase family hydrolase has protein sequence MPLEACIFDLDGVVVDTVPLHFQAWKRMFNEYGHEFTFDDYKRKVDGIPRYDGARAILTGLSEKDLRTAADKKQLYFRELLDAAEIPVYDTTIALIDSLISAGIKVAVISSSRNCPHILKRIGLYDRLGAVISGDDIAKGKPDPEIFLAAAERLGASPENCIAFEDAVLGVEAAKNGKMKCVGIDRYDNPGRLAMADAVIADAGETSVERLRELMP, from the coding sequence ATGCCTTTGGAAGCCTGCATATTCGATCTCGACGGCGTGGTCGTGGACACGGTCCCGCTGCACTTTCAGGCCTGGAAGCGGATGTTCAACGAATACGGCCACGAATTCACGTTCGACGACTACAAGCGGAAGGTGGACGGCATCCCGCGCTACGACGGCGCCCGCGCCATACTCACCGGCCTCTCCGAGAAAGACCTGAGGACCGCGGCCGACAAAAAGCAGCTCTACTTCAGGGAGCTTCTGGACGCGGCCGAGATACCGGTCTACGACACCACGATCGCGCTCATCGACTCGCTCATCTCCGCCGGCATCAAGGTGGCGGTGATCTCCTCCTCCAGGAACTGCCCGCACATACTCAAGAGGATCGGCCTCTACGACAGGCTCGGCGCCGTGATAAGCGGCGACGACATCGCGAAGGGGAAGCCCGACCCTGAGATATTCCTGGCGGCCGCTGAGAGGCTCGGGGCATCTCCCGAAAACTGCATAGCCTTCGAGGACGCGGTGCTGGGGGTCGAGGCGGCGAAGAACGGAAAGATGAAGTGCGTGGGCATAGACAGGTACGACAACCCCGGCAGGCTCGCGATGGCCGACGCAGTCATAGCCGACGCGGGCGAGACGTCGGTCGAGAGGCTCAGAGAGCTGATGCCCTGA